A genomic segment from Oncorhynchus keta strain PuntledgeMale-10-30-2019 chromosome 7, Oket_V2, whole genome shotgun sequence encodes:
- the LOC118386238 gene encoding ganglioside-induced differentiation-associated protein 2 isoform X3, giving the protein MDPLGARSQFVEVQTLSTWEWQLDPEGEEKEYNFSQQAFLSPFPYREDINRKIVLYNGNVALLNCTAIVNTSNETLTDKNPISESIHTYAGPELRDEMLKLKGCRTGEAKMTKGFNLAARFIIHTVGPKYKTKYRTAAENSLYNCYRNVMQLAKEQAMASVAVCVVSTTKRGYPLEDATHIALRTVRRFLENYGESIETVVFAVTDTEEPTYRKLLPLYYPRSEEEERASLPLIPTDVGNSEGEPVVPERQIRIAEKPGCLEVDSEAETLDSDLGQVGTHAFSRMEGDVDKQRKLILQGQLSDATMQKQHQRNYNRWLCRARAEDLSDIAALKALYQTGVDMCGRTVMVLVGRNIPVTLIDMEKALLYFIHVMDHITVKEYVMVYFHTLTGEHNHLDSEFLKKLHEIVDTKFKNNLRAFYFVHPSFRSKVSTWFFTTFSVSGMKQKVHHVETLQQLFTCILPEQIDIPPFVLEYDARDNDSTHLQAV; this is encoded by the exons ATGGATCCTCTGGGAGCACGCTCTCAGTTTGTGGAGGTCCAGACCCTGTCCACCTGGGAGTGGCAGCTGGAccctgagggagaggagaaggagtacAACTTCAGCCAGCAGGCCTTCCTATCCCCCTTCCCCTACAGAGAGGACATCAACAGGAAAATAGTGCTCTA TAATGGCAATGTTGCCCTGCTGAACTGCACAGCGATCGTAAACACGAGTAATGAGACTCTGACGGACAAGAACCCTATCTCTGAGAGTATCCACACCTACGCTGGGCCTGAACTTCGAGACGAGATGCTCAAACTGAAAG GATGTCGGACAGGCGAGGCAAAGATGACCAAAGGCTTTAACCTGGCGGCGCGCTTTATCATCCATACGGTGGGCCCAAAGTACAAAACCAAGTACAGGACGGCTGCTGAGAACTCTCTGTACAACTGCTATAGGAACGTCATGCAGCTCGCCAA AGAGCAGGCTATGGCATCTGTGGCCGTCTGTGTGGTCAGCACAACTAAGAGAGGATACCCACTGGAGGACGCCACACACATTGCCCTCA GAACGGTCCGCAGGTTTCTGGAGAACTATGGAGAGAGCATAGAGACGGTGGTGTTCGCTGTGACAGACACAGAAGAG CCCACATACAGGAAACTGCTGCCTCTCTACTACCCTCGTTCTGAGGAAGAGGAGCGTGCCAGCCTGCCCCTAATCCCGACTGACGTTGGGAACTCTGAAGGTGAGCCTGTAGTCCCAGAGAGACAGATCCGCATCGCCGAGAAACCAGGCTGTCTGGAAG TTGACTCTGAGGCGGAGACTCTAGACTCAGACCTGGGCCAGGTGGGGACTCATGCGTTTTCCCGGATGGAGGGAGACGTGGACAAACAGCGCAAACTAATCCTGCAGGGCCAGCTGTCTGATGCAACCATGCAGAAACAGCACCAGAGAAA TTATAACCGCTGGTTATGTCGAGCCAGAGCAGAGGACTTGTCTGACATAGCAGCATTGAAAGCCTTATATCAAACTG GTGTTGACATGTGTGGCAGGACAGTGATGGTTCTTGTGGGCAGAAATATTCCTGTCACCCTCATCGACATGGAAAAG GCCCTGCTGTACTTCATCCATGTCATGGACCACATCACAGTGAAGGAGTATGTGATGGTTTACTTTCACACTCTGACCGGAGAACACAACCATCTGGACTCTGAATTCCTTAAGAAGCTTCATGAGATTGTAGACACGAA GTTTAAGAATAACTTGAGGGCTTTCTACTTTGTACACCCCTCTTTTCGCTCTAAG GTGTCCACCTGGTTCTTCACTACATTCAGTGTGTCAGGGATGAAGCAGAAGGTCCATCATGTAGAGACCCTCCAGCAGCTGTTCACCTGTATCCTGCCTGAACAGATAGACATCCCTCCCTTTGTCCTGGAGTACGATGCACGG
- the LOC118386238 gene encoding ganglioside-induced differentiation-associated protein 2 isoform X4, whose protein sequence is MDPLGARSQFVEVQTLSTWEWQLDPEGEEKEYNFSQQAFLSPFPYREDINRKIVLYNGNVALLNCTAIVNTSNETLTDKNPISESIHTYAGPELRDEMLKLKGCRTGEAKMTKGFNLAARFIIHTVGPKYKTKYRTAAENSLYNCYRNVMQLAKEQAMASVAVCVVSTTKRGYPLEDATHIALRTVRRFLENYGESIETVVFAVTDTEEPTYRKLLPLYYPRSEEEERASLPLIPTDVGNSEGEPVVPERQIRIAEKPGCLEVDSEAETLDSDLGQVGTHAFSRMEGDVDKQRKLILQGQLSDATMQKQHQRNYNRWLCRARAEDLSDIAALKALYQTGVDMCGRTVMVLVGRNIPVTLIDMEKALLYFIHVMDHITVKEYVMVYFHTLTGEHNHLDSEFLKKLHEIVDTKFKNNLRAFYFVHPSFRSKVSTWFFTTFSVSGMKQKVHHVETLQQLFTCILPEQIDIPPFVLEYDARV, encoded by the exons ATGGATCCTCTGGGAGCACGCTCTCAGTTTGTGGAGGTCCAGACCCTGTCCACCTGGGAGTGGCAGCTGGAccctgagggagaggagaaggagtacAACTTCAGCCAGCAGGCCTTCCTATCCCCCTTCCCCTACAGAGAGGACATCAACAGGAAAATAGTGCTCTA TAATGGCAATGTTGCCCTGCTGAACTGCACAGCGATCGTAAACACGAGTAATGAGACTCTGACGGACAAGAACCCTATCTCTGAGAGTATCCACACCTACGCTGGGCCTGAACTTCGAGACGAGATGCTCAAACTGAAAG GATGTCGGACAGGCGAGGCAAAGATGACCAAAGGCTTTAACCTGGCGGCGCGCTTTATCATCCATACGGTGGGCCCAAAGTACAAAACCAAGTACAGGACGGCTGCTGAGAACTCTCTGTACAACTGCTATAGGAACGTCATGCAGCTCGCCAA AGAGCAGGCTATGGCATCTGTGGCCGTCTGTGTGGTCAGCACAACTAAGAGAGGATACCCACTGGAGGACGCCACACACATTGCCCTCA GAACGGTCCGCAGGTTTCTGGAGAACTATGGAGAGAGCATAGAGACGGTGGTGTTCGCTGTGACAGACACAGAAGAG CCCACATACAGGAAACTGCTGCCTCTCTACTACCCTCGTTCTGAGGAAGAGGAGCGTGCCAGCCTGCCCCTAATCCCGACTGACGTTGGGAACTCTGAAGGTGAGCCTGTAGTCCCAGAGAGACAGATCCGCATCGCCGAGAAACCAGGCTGTCTGGAAG TTGACTCTGAGGCGGAGACTCTAGACTCAGACCTGGGCCAGGTGGGGACTCATGCGTTTTCCCGGATGGAGGGAGACGTGGACAAACAGCGCAAACTAATCCTGCAGGGCCAGCTGTCTGATGCAACCATGCAGAAACAGCACCAGAGAAA TTATAACCGCTGGTTATGTCGAGCCAGAGCAGAGGACTTGTCTGACATAGCAGCATTGAAAGCCTTATATCAAACTG GTGTTGACATGTGTGGCAGGACAGTGATGGTTCTTGTGGGCAGAAATATTCCTGTCACCCTCATCGACATGGAAAAG GCCCTGCTGTACTTCATCCATGTCATGGACCACATCACAGTGAAGGAGTATGTGATGGTTTACTTTCACACTCTGACCGGAGAACACAACCATCTGGACTCTGAATTCCTTAAGAAGCTTCATGAGATTGTAGACACGAA GTTTAAGAATAACTTGAGGGCTTTCTACTTTGTACACCCCTCTTTTCGCTCTAAG GTGTCCACCTGGTTCTTCACTACATTCAGTGTGTCAGGGATGAAGCAGAAGGTCCATCATGTAGAGACCCTCCAGCAGCTGTTCACCTGTATCCTGCCTGAACAGATAGACATCCCTCCCTTTGTCCTGGAGTACGATGCACGG
- the LOC118386238 gene encoding ganglioside-induced differentiation-associated protein 2 isoform X2, with amino-acid sequence MDPLGARSQFVEVQTLSTWEWQLDPEGEEKEYNFSQQAFLSPFPYREDINRKIVLYNGNVALLNCTAIVNTSNETLTDKNPISESIHTYAGPELRDEMLKLKGCRTGEAKMTKGFNLAARFIIHTVGPKYKTKYRTAAENSLYNCYRNVMQLAKEQAMASVAVCVVSTTKRGYPLEDATHIALRTVRRFLENYGESIETVVFAVTDTEEPTYRKLLPLYYPRSEEEERASLPLIPTDVGNSEGEPVVPERQIRIAEKPGCLEVDSEAETLDSDLGQVGTHAFSRMEGDVDKQRKLILQGQLSDATMQKQHQRNYNRWLCRARAEDLSDIAALKALYQTGVDMCGRTVMVLVGRNIPVTLIDMEKALLYFIHVMDHITVKEYVMVYFHTLTGEHNHLDSEFLKKLHEIVDTKFKNNLRAFYFVHPSFRSKVSTWFFTTFSVSGMKQKVHHVETLQQLFTCILPEQIDIPPFVLEYDARIRADEEEAILDC; translated from the exons ATGGATCCTCTGGGAGCACGCTCTCAGTTTGTGGAGGTCCAGACCCTGTCCACCTGGGAGTGGCAGCTGGAccctgagggagaggagaaggagtacAACTTCAGCCAGCAGGCCTTCCTATCCCCCTTCCCCTACAGAGAGGACATCAACAGGAAAATAGTGCTCTA TAATGGCAATGTTGCCCTGCTGAACTGCACAGCGATCGTAAACACGAGTAATGAGACTCTGACGGACAAGAACCCTATCTCTGAGAGTATCCACACCTACGCTGGGCCTGAACTTCGAGACGAGATGCTCAAACTGAAAG GATGTCGGACAGGCGAGGCAAAGATGACCAAAGGCTTTAACCTGGCGGCGCGCTTTATCATCCATACGGTGGGCCCAAAGTACAAAACCAAGTACAGGACGGCTGCTGAGAACTCTCTGTACAACTGCTATAGGAACGTCATGCAGCTCGCCAA AGAGCAGGCTATGGCATCTGTGGCCGTCTGTGTGGTCAGCACAACTAAGAGAGGATACCCACTGGAGGACGCCACACACATTGCCCTCA GAACGGTCCGCAGGTTTCTGGAGAACTATGGAGAGAGCATAGAGACGGTGGTGTTCGCTGTGACAGACACAGAAGAG CCCACATACAGGAAACTGCTGCCTCTCTACTACCCTCGTTCTGAGGAAGAGGAGCGTGCCAGCCTGCCCCTAATCCCGACTGACGTTGGGAACTCTGAAGGTGAGCCTGTAGTCCCAGAGAGACAGATCCGCATCGCCGAGAAACCAGGCTGTCTGGAAG TTGACTCTGAGGCGGAGACTCTAGACTCAGACCTGGGCCAGGTGGGGACTCATGCGTTTTCCCGGATGGAGGGAGACGTGGACAAACAGCGCAAACTAATCCTGCAGGGCCAGCTGTCTGATGCAACCATGCAGAAACAGCACCAGAGAAA TTATAACCGCTGGTTATGTCGAGCCAGAGCAGAGGACTTGTCTGACATAGCAGCATTGAAAGCCTTATATCAAACTG GTGTTGACATGTGTGGCAGGACAGTGATGGTTCTTGTGGGCAGAAATATTCCTGTCACCCTCATCGACATGGAAAAG GCCCTGCTGTACTTCATCCATGTCATGGACCACATCACAGTGAAGGAGTATGTGATGGTTTACTTTCACACTCTGACCGGAGAACACAACCATCTGGACTCTGAATTCCTTAAGAAGCTTCATGAGATTGTAGACACGAA GTTTAAGAATAACTTGAGGGCTTTCTACTTTGTACACCCCTCTTTTCGCTCTAAG GTGTCCACCTGGTTCTTCACTACATTCAGTGTGTCAGGGATGAAGCAGAAGGTCCATCATGTAGAGACCCTCCAGCAGCTGTTCACCTGTATCCTGCCTGAACAGATAGACATCCCTCCCTTTGTCCTGGAGTACGATGCACGG
- the LOC118386238 gene encoding ganglioside-induced differentiation-associated protein 2 isoform X1 gives MDPLGARSQFVEVQTLSTWEWQLDPEGEEKEYNFSQQAFLSPFPYREDINRKIVLYNGNVALLNCTAIVNTSNETLTDKNPISESIHTYAGPELRDEMLKLKGCRTGEAKMTKGFNLAARFIIHTVGPKYKTKYRTAAENSLYNCYRNVMQLAKEQAMASVAVCVVSTTKRGYPLEDATHIALRTVRRFLENYGESIETVVFAVTDTEEPTYRKLLPLYYPRSEEEERASLPLIPTDVGNSEGEPVVPERQIRIAEKPGCLEVDSEAETLDSDLGQVGTHAFSRMEGDVDKQRKLILQGQLSDATMQKQHQRNYNRWLCRARAEDLSDIAALKALYQTGVDMCGRTVMVLVGRNIPVTLIDMEKALLYFIHVMDHITVKEYVMVYFHTLTGEHNHLDSEFLKKLHEIVDTKFKNNLRAFYFVHPSFRSKVSTWFFTTFSVSGMKQKVHHVETLQQLFTCILPEQIDIPPFVLEYDARDRIVCKKKNNQQTVQQIL, from the exons ATGGATCCTCTGGGAGCACGCTCTCAGTTTGTGGAGGTCCAGACCCTGTCCACCTGGGAGTGGCAGCTGGAccctgagggagaggagaaggagtacAACTTCAGCCAGCAGGCCTTCCTATCCCCCTTCCCCTACAGAGAGGACATCAACAGGAAAATAGTGCTCTA TAATGGCAATGTTGCCCTGCTGAACTGCACAGCGATCGTAAACACGAGTAATGAGACTCTGACGGACAAGAACCCTATCTCTGAGAGTATCCACACCTACGCTGGGCCTGAACTTCGAGACGAGATGCTCAAACTGAAAG GATGTCGGACAGGCGAGGCAAAGATGACCAAAGGCTTTAACCTGGCGGCGCGCTTTATCATCCATACGGTGGGCCCAAAGTACAAAACCAAGTACAGGACGGCTGCTGAGAACTCTCTGTACAACTGCTATAGGAACGTCATGCAGCTCGCCAA AGAGCAGGCTATGGCATCTGTGGCCGTCTGTGTGGTCAGCACAACTAAGAGAGGATACCCACTGGAGGACGCCACACACATTGCCCTCA GAACGGTCCGCAGGTTTCTGGAGAACTATGGAGAGAGCATAGAGACGGTGGTGTTCGCTGTGACAGACACAGAAGAG CCCACATACAGGAAACTGCTGCCTCTCTACTACCCTCGTTCTGAGGAAGAGGAGCGTGCCAGCCTGCCCCTAATCCCGACTGACGTTGGGAACTCTGAAGGTGAGCCTGTAGTCCCAGAGAGACAGATCCGCATCGCCGAGAAACCAGGCTGTCTGGAAG TTGACTCTGAGGCGGAGACTCTAGACTCAGACCTGGGCCAGGTGGGGACTCATGCGTTTTCCCGGATGGAGGGAGACGTGGACAAACAGCGCAAACTAATCCTGCAGGGCCAGCTGTCTGATGCAACCATGCAGAAACAGCACCAGAGAAA TTATAACCGCTGGTTATGTCGAGCCAGAGCAGAGGACTTGTCTGACATAGCAGCATTGAAAGCCTTATATCAAACTG GTGTTGACATGTGTGGCAGGACAGTGATGGTTCTTGTGGGCAGAAATATTCCTGTCACCCTCATCGACATGGAAAAG GCCCTGCTGTACTTCATCCATGTCATGGACCACATCACAGTGAAGGAGTATGTGATGGTTTACTTTCACACTCTGACCGGAGAACACAACCATCTGGACTCTGAATTCCTTAAGAAGCTTCATGAGATTGTAGACACGAA GTTTAAGAATAACTTGAGGGCTTTCTACTTTGTACACCCCTCTTTTCGCTCTAAG GTGTCCACCTGGTTCTTCACTACATTCAGTGTGTCAGGGATGAAGCAGAAGGTCCATCATGTAGAGACCCTCCAGCAGCTGTTCACCTGTATCCTGCCTGAACAGATAGACATCCCTCCCTTTGTCCTGGAGTACGATGCACGG GACCGAATTGTCTGCAAAAAGAAAAATAACCAGCAAACTGTTCAGCAAATACTTTAG